Proteins found in one Pseudomonas mosselii genomic segment:
- the thiC gene encoding phosphomethylpyrimidine synthase ThiC has product MSKQEKTISLSESAQVDQQSVQPLPNSRKVYVEGSRPDIRVPMREISLHDTPTDFGGEKNAPVLVYDTSGPYTDPNVIIDVRKGLGDVRSAWIDARGDTERLDGLSSNFGQQRLNDAELAKLRFAHVRNPRRAKAGANVTQRHYARQGIITAEMEYVAIRENMKLQEARAAGLLDQQHAGHSFGASIPKEITPEFVREEIARGRAIIPANINHTELEPMIIGRNFLVKINGNIGNSALGSSIEEEVAKLTWGIRWGSDTVMDLSTGKHIHETREWIIRNSPVPIGTVPIYQALEKVNGVAEDLTWELFRDTLIEQAEQGVDYFTIHAGVLLRYVPLTAKRVTGIVSRGGSIMAKWCLAHHKENFLYTHFDEICEIMKAYDVSFSLGDGLRPGSIADANDAAQFGELETLGELTKIAWKHDVQCMIEGPGHVPMQLIKENMDKQLECCDEAPFYTLGPLTTDIAPGYDHITSGIGAAMIGWFGCAMLCYVTPKEHLGLPNKDDVKTGIITYKIAAHAADLAKGHPGAQIRDNALSKARFEFRWEDQFNLGLDPDTARSFHDETLPKESAKVAHFCSMCGPKFCSMKITQEVREYAAKIETVDVTIEQGMREQAERFRQEGSQLYQKV; this is encoded by the coding sequence ATGAGCAAACAAGAAAAAACAATCAGTCTGAGCGAGTCGGCCCAAGTCGACCAACAGTCCGTGCAACCCCTGCCCAATTCGCGCAAGGTGTATGTCGAAGGTTCGCGCCCCGACATCCGCGTGCCCATGCGCGAGATCAGCCTGCACGACACCCCCACCGACTTCGGCGGCGAGAAGAACGCTCCGGTGCTGGTGTATGACACGTCCGGCCCGTACACCGACCCCAATGTCATCATCGACGTGCGCAAGGGCCTGGGCGATGTGCGTTCGGCCTGGATCGACGCCCGTGGCGACACCGAGCGCCTCGATGGCCTGAGCTCGAACTTCGGCCAGCAGCGCTTGAACGACGCGGAGCTTGCCAAGCTGCGCTTCGCCCATGTGCGCAACCCGCGCCGGGCCAAGGCCGGCGCCAACGTCACGCAGAGGCACTACGCGCGCCAGGGCATCATCACCGCCGAGATGGAATACGTCGCCATCCGCGAGAACATGAAGCTGCAGGAAGCCCGCGCCGCCGGCCTGCTGGACCAGCAGCACGCCGGCCACAGCTTCGGCGCCAGCATCCCGAAGGAAATCACCCCCGAGTTCGTCCGCGAAGAGATCGCCCGCGGCCGCGCGATCATTCCGGCCAACATCAACCACACCGAACTGGAGCCGATGATCATCGGCCGCAACTTCCTGGTGAAGATCAACGGCAACATCGGCAACAGCGCCCTGGGTTCTTCGATCGAGGAAGAAGTGGCCAAGCTGACCTGGGGCATCCGCTGGGGTTCGGACACGGTCATGGACCTGTCCACCGGCAAGCACATTCACGAGACGCGTGAGTGGATCATCCGCAACTCGCCGGTGCCGATCGGTACCGTGCCGATCTACCAGGCCCTGGAGAAGGTCAACGGCGTGGCCGAGGACCTGACCTGGGAGCTGTTCCGCGACACCCTGATCGAACAGGCCGAGCAGGGCGTGGACTACTTCACCATCCATGCCGGCGTCCTGCTGCGCTATGTGCCGCTGACCGCCAAGCGCGTTACCGGCATCGTCAGCCGCGGCGGCTCGATCATGGCCAAGTGGTGCCTGGCGCACCATAAAGAGAACTTCCTGTACACGCACTTCGACGAGATCTGCGAGATCATGAAGGCCTACGACGTCAGCTTCTCGCTGGGTGACGGCCTGCGCCCGGGCTCGATCGCCGATGCCAACGACGCCGCTCAGTTCGGTGAACTGGAAACCCTCGGCGAGCTGACCAAGATCGCCTGGAAGCACGACGTGCAGTGCATGATCGAGGGCCCGGGCCACGTGCCGATGCAGTTGATCAAGGAGAACATGGACAAGCAGCTCGAGTGCTGCGACGAGGCGCCGTTCTACACCCTCGGCCCGCTGACCACCGACATCGCCCCGGGCTACGACCACATTACCTCGGGGATAGGCGCGGCGATGATCGGCTGGTTCGGTTGCGCCATGCTCTGCTACGTCACGCCCAAGGAGCACTTGGGCCTGCCGAACAAGGATGACGTGAAGACCGGCATCATCACCTACAAGATCGCCGCCCATGCCGCGGACCTTGCCAAGGGCCACCCAGGCGCGCAGATTCGTGACAACGCGTTGTCCAAGGCGCGCTTCGAATTCCGCTGGGAAGACCAGTTCAACCTGGGCCTGGACCCGGATACCGCGCGCTCGTTCCACGACGAGACGTTGCCCAAGGAGTCGGCCAAGGTCGCGCATTTCTGCTCGATGTGCGGGCCGAAGTTCTGCTCGATGAAGATTACCCAGGAAGTGCGTGAGTATGCGGCCAAGATCGAGACCGTGGATGTGACGATCGAGCAGGGCATGCGTGAGCAGGCCGAGCGGTTCCGCCAGGAAGGCAGCCAGTTGTACCAGAAGGTGTAA
- the cytX gene encoding putative hydroxymethylpyrimidine transporter CytX translates to MTTPSHFSPDHCVPTHHRQFGARDLFALWFSLGIGLMVLQVGALLAPGLGLAGSILAITLGTAVGVLLLAAAGVIGSDTGLSAMGSLRLTLGRHGARLPALLNLLQLVGWGSFEIIVMRDAASLLGARAFGEGSGWSSPLLWTLCFGALATLLAVSGPLAFVRKVLRKWGIWLLLGACGWLTWNLFAKADLAELWQRPGDGSLSLALGFDIVIAMPLSWLPLIADYSRFGQRASRVFGGTALGFFIGNAWLMSLGVAYTLAFAPSGEVNALLLALAGAGLGIPLLLILLDESENAFADIHSAAVSTGLLIKLKVEHLALAIGVLCTLIALLAPLDQYQNFLLLIGSVFAPLFGVVLVDHFVVRRRRLPVLVEGLHGRALLAWAVGGAAYHLLASQAPGLGATLPALLLAGGLHLLLSLSRGRETARA, encoded by the coding sequence ATGACAACACCCAGTCACTTCTCCCCCGACCATTGCGTCCCCACCCACCACCGGCAGTTCGGCGCCCGCGACCTGTTTGCGCTGTGGTTCTCCCTCGGCATCGGCCTGATGGTCCTGCAGGTCGGCGCCCTGCTTGCCCCGGGCCTGGGATTGGCCGGCTCGATCCTGGCGATCACGCTTGGCACGGCGGTGGGTGTGCTATTGCTCGCGGCGGCCGGCGTGATCGGCAGCGACACCGGCCTCTCGGCGATGGGCAGCCTGCGCCTGACCCTGGGTCGCCACGGCGCGCGCCTGCCGGCCTTGCTGAACCTCCTGCAACTGGTGGGCTGGGGCTCGTTCGAGATCATCGTCATGCGCGACGCTGCCAGCCTGCTGGGTGCCCGCGCCTTTGGCGAGGGCAGCGGCTGGAGCAGCCCGTTGCTGTGGACCCTGTGCTTCGGCGCCCTGGCCACCCTGCTGGCGGTCAGCGGGCCGCTGGCGTTCGTGCGCAAGGTCCTGCGCAAATGGGGCATCTGGCTGCTGCTGGGCGCTTGCGGCTGGCTGACCTGGAACCTGTTCGCCAAGGCCGACCTGGCCGAGTTGTGGCAGCGCCCGGGGGATGGTTCGCTGTCCCTGGCCCTGGGCTTCGACATCGTCATCGCCATGCCGCTGTCGTGGCTGCCGCTGATCGCCGACTATTCACGCTTCGGCCAGCGCGCCAGCCGGGTATTCGGCGGTACGGCGCTGGGCTTTTTCATCGGCAATGCCTGGCTGATGAGCCTGGGCGTGGCCTATACCCTGGCGTTCGCGCCGAGCGGTGAAGTGAATGCGTTGCTGCTGGCGCTGGCCGGTGCCGGGCTGGGCATTCCGCTGCTGCTGATCCTGCTGGACGAGTCGGAGAACGCCTTTGCCGACATTCACTCCGCAGCGGTTTCCACCGGGCTGTTGATCAAGCTCAAGGTCGAGCACCTGGCCTTGGCCATCGGCGTGTTGTGCACGCTGATCGCCCTGCTGGCACCGCTGGACCAGTACCAGAACTTCCTGCTGCTGATCGGCTCGGTGTTCGCGCCGCTGTTCGGCGTGGTGCTGGTGGATCACTTCGTGGTCCGTCGCCGTCGCCTGCCGGTGCTGGTCGAGGGCTTGCACGGGCGGGCGCTGCTGGCCTGGGCGGTGGGGGGAGCGGCCTATCACCTGCTGGCCAGCCAGGCGCCGGGGCTTGGGGCGACCCTGCCGGCACTGCTGCTGGCAGGGGGGCTGCATCTGCTGCTATCGCTCAGCCGCGGCCGGGAAACAGCTCGGGCCTGA
- a CDS encoding RsiV family protein produces the protein MTLVKLTSVAVLALALGACQSLFTPNYRAPLEVKREAWEHVKPGCSESDCPLVNIDVVHFPALPKLDALVEKRLLMLTEDNQRGTPPASLQAYEQQYLARADKRNSSYLQAKVREQHDGLVIVELSSYLDSGGAHGMPGRGFINYSRKLDKVLTLDDMLVPGQEATFWKTAEESHRAWLISTGMDKDPEFVKTWPFKQSPHIALTYGAVVIKYEVYAIAPYSMGHVELKIPYPRLNGVIRPELFPGRG, from the coding sequence ATGACGCTTGTCAAACTGACTTCCGTGGCCGTCCTGGCACTGGCGCTCGGCGCCTGCCAGAGCCTGTTCACGCCCAATTACCGCGCTCCGCTCGAGGTCAAGCGCGAGGCCTGGGAACACGTCAAGCCCGGCTGCAGCGAGAGCGACTGCCCACTGGTCAATATCGACGTGGTGCACTTCCCCGCCCTGCCCAAGCTCGACGCCCTCGTCGAGAAACGCCTGCTGATGCTCACCGAGGACAACCAGCGCGGCACCCCGCCGGCCTCGTTGCAAGCCTATGAACAGCAGTACCTGGCCCGCGCCGACAAGCGCAACAGCAGCTACCTGCAGGCCAAGGTACGCGAACAGCATGACGGGCTGGTGATCGTCGAGCTGTCCAGCTACCTGGACAGCGGCGGCGCCCACGGCATGCCAGGGCGCGGCTTCATCAACTACTCGCGAAAGCTGGACAAGGTGCTGACCCTGGACGACATGCTGGTGCCCGGCCAGGAAGCGACCTTCTGGAAGACCGCCGAGGAGTCCCACCGCGCCTGGCTGATCAGCACTGGCATGGACAAGGACCCCGAGTTCGTCAAGACCTGGCCGTTCAAGCAGTCGCCGCACATCGCCCTGACCTACGGCGCGGTGGTGATCAAGTACGAGGTCTACGCCATCGCCCCGTACTCCATGGGCCACGTCGAACTGAAGATCCCCTACCCGCGCCTCAACGGCGTGATCAGGCCCGAGCTGTTTCCCGGCCGCGGCTGA
- a CDS encoding NUDIX domain-containing protein produces MTDTLNTVPTQVEITRREQLFKGFYKLDKLHLRHELFAGGMSREFTRELFVRHDAVCVLPYDPQRDEVVLIEQFRVGAVGKIDNPWLIEMVAGLIDKDEQPEEVAHREADEEAGLTFSALWPMTCYFPSPGGSDEYVHLFLGRCISEGAGGLHGLEEESEDIRVRVWAFEDALQAVRDGRICNAATIIGLQWLALNRDEVRGMWK; encoded by the coding sequence ATGACGGACACGTTGAATACAGTGCCCACCCAGGTCGAAATCACCCGGCGTGAGCAGTTGTTCAAGGGCTTCTACAAGCTCGACAAGCTGCACCTTCGCCACGAATTGTTCGCCGGCGGCATGAGTCGCGAGTTCACCCGCGAGTTGTTCGTGCGCCATGACGCCGTCTGTGTGCTGCCCTACGATCCGCAGCGCGACGAAGTGGTGCTGATCGAGCAGTTTCGAGTCGGCGCCGTGGGCAAGATCGATAATCCCTGGCTGATCGAGATGGTCGCCGGCCTGATCGACAAGGACGAGCAGCCGGAAGAGGTCGCTCATCGTGAAGCCGATGAAGAAGCTGGCCTGACCTTCAGCGCGCTGTGGCCGATGACCTGCTACTTCCCCTCGCCAGGCGGCAGCGACGAGTACGTCCACCTGTTCCTGGGCCGTTGCATCAGTGAAGGTGCCGGCGGCCTGCATGGCCTGGAGGAGGAGAGCGAGGATATCCGTGTTCGCGTGTGGGCGTTCGAGGACGCCCTGCAGGCGGTGCGCGACGGGCGTATCTGCAACGCCGCCACGATCATCGGCCTGCAATGGCTGGCACTCAACCGTGATGAAGTTCGAGGTATGTGGAAGTGA
- a CDS encoding DUF1249 domain-containing protein produces the protein MEVNLLRERYRVDLVGLQSACEANYARLMRLLPDMRTTQSSRRIGMTQGDQMLGVLVLEVLLACPYTTTLKVRQEHSLPWLPVPELEVQVYHDARMAEVVSAEHARRLRSIYPYPNTAMHQPDEKAQLNLFLGEWLSHCLACGHELEAVR, from the coding sequence GTGGAAGTGAACCTGCTGCGTGAGCGCTATCGGGTCGACCTGGTCGGGCTGCAGTCGGCCTGCGAGGCCAACTATGCCCGCCTGATGCGTCTGCTGCCGGACATGCGCACCACGCAGAGCTCGCGGCGCATCGGCATGACCCAGGGCGACCAGATGCTCGGCGTGCTGGTGCTTGAAGTGCTGCTGGCCTGTCCCTATACCACGACCCTCAAGGTGCGCCAGGAGCACAGTCTGCCCTGGCTGCCGGTGCCCGAACTGGAAGTGCAGGTCTACCATGACGCGCGCATGGCCGAGGTGGTCAGCGCCGAGCATGCCCGCCGCCTGCGCAGCATCTACCCGTACCCCAACACGGCGATGCACCAGCCGGACGAGAAAGCCCAGCTCAATCTGTTTCTCGGCGAATGGTTGAGCCACTGCCTGGCCTGCGGCCACGAACTGGAAGCGGTGCGCTGA
- the cpdA gene encoding 3',5'-cyclic-AMP phosphodiesterase, which yields MPQPHPLSSPVHVVQLTDAHLFADPAGTLLGLNTRASLGHVIDQVRREQPRIDLLLCTGDLSQDASAASYQAFSELTSKLEAPARWLPGNHDEAQVMQAVAPELVQAVTDIGQWRIVMLDSAVVGATFGVLADDQLAVLDQALNSAGERHCLVCCHHQPVDIGCAWIAPIGLRNADELLQRLRGYPQVRALLWGHIHQEWDEVRDGVRFLATPSTCIQFAPRSEEFKVSEEQPGYRWLRLHADGRLETGVERARDFEVKLDFDSPGY from the coding sequence TTGCCGCAACCACACCCACTTTCGTCACCCGTCCATGTGGTGCAACTGACCGATGCCCACCTGTTCGCCGACCCGGCGGGCACTTTGCTGGGCCTGAATACCCGCGCGAGCCTCGGGCATGTGATCGACCAGGTGCGTCGCGAGCAGCCGCGTATCGACCTGCTGCTGTGCACGGGCGACCTGTCGCAGGACGCCAGCGCCGCCTCCTACCAGGCCTTCAGCGAGCTGACCTCGAAGTTGGAGGCGCCAGCGCGTTGGCTGCCGGGTAACCATGACGAGGCCCAGGTAATGCAGGCCGTGGCGCCGGAGCTGGTGCAGGCGGTGACGGACATTGGCCAATGGCGCATTGTCATGCTCGATTCGGCAGTGGTCGGTGCCACCTTCGGCGTGTTGGCGGACGACCAGTTGGCCGTGCTGGATCAGGCGCTGAACAGTGCGGGCGAACGCCATTGCCTGGTGTGCTGCCATCACCAGCCGGTGGATATCGGTTGTGCGTGGATTGCGCCGATCGGGTTGCGAAACGCCGATGAACTGTTGCAGCGCCTGCGCGGTTATCCACAGGTGAGGGCGCTGCTGTGGGGGCATATCCATCAGGAATGGGACGAGGTGCGCGACGGCGTTCGTTTCCTTGCCACGCCTTCAACCTGCATCCAGTTCGCGCCGCGCAGCGAGGAATTCAAGGTGAGCGAGGAGCAGCCGGGCTATCGCTGGCTGCGGCTGCACGCCGACGGACGGTTGGAGACCGGGGTGGAGCGGGCGCGCGATTTCGAGGTGAAACTGGATTTCGACAGCCCGGGCTACTGA
- a CDS encoding YqiA/YcfP family alpha/beta fold hydrolase, whose product MSGSILYIHGFNSSPLSKKARQLEAVMQRIGLSDQLRVPALHHHPRQAIAQLEAAIDELGAPLLVGSSLGGYYATHLAERHGLKALLVNPAVGPHRLFDGYLGTQRNLYTDEAWELTHDHVAALAELEVPPPQDAARYQVWLQTADETLDYRHAEHYYRACALRIQAGGDHSYQGFAEQIPALLAFAGIARGQYAALDFSVF is encoded by the coding sequence ATGTCGGGTTCCATCCTCTATATCCATGGCTTCAACAGCTCGCCGCTGTCGAAGAAGGCGCGCCAGCTCGAGGCGGTGATGCAGCGGATCGGCCTGTCCGACCAGCTGCGTGTCCCGGCCCTGCATCACCACCCGCGCCAGGCCATCGCCCAGCTGGAGGCCGCCATCGATGAGCTCGGCGCCCCCTTGCTGGTCGGCAGCTCACTCGGCGGCTACTATGCCACCCATCTGGCCGAACGCCATGGCCTCAAGGCCTTGTTGGTCAACCCGGCGGTCGGCCCGCACCGCCTGTTCGACGGCTACCTGGGTACCCAGCGCAACCTTTATACCGACGAGGCCTGGGAGCTGACCCATGATCATGTGGCCGCCCTGGCCGAACTGGAAGTGCCGCCGCCGCAGGACGCCGCCCGCTATCAAGTGTGGTTGCAGACCGCCGATGAAACACTGGACTATCGCCACGCCGAGCACTATTACCGTGCTTGTGCCCTGCGTATCCAGGCCGGTGGCGACCACAGCTACCAGGGCTTCGCCGAGCAAATCCCGGCCCTGCTGGCGTTCGCCGGTATTGCCCGTGGGCAGTATGCGGCGCTGGATTTTTCTGTATTTTGA
- the parE gene encoding DNA topoisomerase IV subunit B, which produces MANPSASAYNADAIEVLSGLDPVRKRPGMYTDTSRPNHLAQEVIDNSVDEALAGHARSVQVILHADHSLEVSDDGRGMPVDIHPEEGVSGVELILTKLHAGGKFSNKNYQFSGGLHGVGISVVNALSSQVRVRVKRDGNEYQMTFADGFKASELEVVGTVGKRNTGTSVYFTPDPKYFDSPKFSISRLKHVLKAKAVLCPGLSISFEDKGTGEKVEWHYEDGLRSYLVDSVSEYLRMPDEPFCGSLAGNKEAVDWALLWLPEGGDSIQESYVNLIPTAQGGTHVNGLRQGLLDAMREFCEFRNLLPRGVKLAPEDVWERISFVLSMKMQEPQFSGQTKERLSSREAAAFVSGVVKDAFSLWLNAHPELGMQLAELAISNAGRRLKASKKVERKRITQGPALPGKLADCAGQDPMRAELFLVEGDSAGGSAKQARDKEFQAILPLRGKILNTWEVDGGEVLASQEVHNIAVAIGVDPGATDLSQLRYGKVCILADADSDGLHIATLLCALFVQHFRPLVEAGHVYVAMPPLYRIDLGKEIYYALDEAERDGVLDRLVAEKKRGKPQVTRFKGLGEMNPPQLRETTMDPNTRRLVQLTLDDVQGTTEIMDMLLAKKRAGDRKNWLETKGNLAEVLV; this is translated from the coding sequence ATGGCCAATCCCAGCGCTAGCGCCTATAACGCAGACGCCATCGAAGTCCTCTCGGGCCTTGACCCGGTCCGCAAGCGGCCGGGCATGTACACCGACACCAGCCGGCCCAACCACCTGGCCCAGGAAGTCATCGACAACAGCGTCGACGAAGCCCTGGCCGGCCACGCCCGCTCGGTGCAGGTGATCCTGCATGCCGACCACTCGCTGGAGGTCAGCGACGATGGCCGCGGCATGCCGGTGGACATCCATCCCGAGGAGGGCGTTTCCGGCGTCGAGCTGATCCTCACCAAGCTGCACGCCGGCGGCAAGTTTTCCAACAAGAACTACCAGTTCTCCGGCGGCCTGCACGGCGTCGGTATCTCGGTGGTCAACGCCCTGTCGAGCCAGGTGCGGGTGCGCGTCAAGCGCGACGGCAACGAATACCAGATGACCTTCGCCGACGGCTTCAAGGCCAGCGAGCTGGAAGTGGTCGGCACCGTCGGCAAGCGCAACACCGGCACCAGCGTGTACTTCACCCCCGACCCGAAGTACTTCGACTCGCCGAAATTCTCCATCAGCCGCCTCAAGCATGTGCTCAAGGCCAAGGCCGTGCTGTGCCCGGGGCTGTCCATCAGCTTCGAGGACAAGGGCACCGGCGAGAAGGTCGAATGGCACTACGAGGACGGCCTGCGTTCCTATCTGGTCGATTCGGTCAGCGAGTACCTGCGCATGCCCGACGAGCCGTTCTGCGGCAGCCTGGCCGGTAACAAGGAGGCCGTGGACTGGGCCCTGCTGTGGCTGCCCGAAGGCGGCGACAGCATCCAGGAAAGCTACGTCAACCTGATCCCCACCGCTCAGGGCGGCACCCACGTCAACGGTCTGCGTCAGGGCCTGCTGGACGCCATGCGTGAATTCTGCGAGTTCCGCAACCTGCTGCCACGCGGGGTCAAGCTGGCGCCTGAGGACGTCTGGGAGCGCATCAGCTTCGTGCTGTCGATGAAGATGCAGGAGCCGCAGTTCTCCGGCCAGACCAAGGAGCGCCTGTCGTCCCGCGAGGCGGCGGCATTTGTCTCCGGCGTGGTCAAGGACGCCTTCAGCCTGTGGCTCAACGCCCATCCCGAACTGGGCATGCAGTTGGCCGAACTGGCCATCAGCAACGCCGGCCGTCGCCTGAAGGCAAGCAAGAAGGTCGAGCGCAAGCGCATCACCCAGGGCCCGGCGCTGCCCGGCAAGCTGGCCGACTGCGCAGGCCAGGATCCGATGCGCGCCGAGCTGTTCCTGGTCGAGGGTGACTCCGCCGGAGGTTCTGCCAAGCAGGCGCGGGACAAGGAATTCCAGGCGATCCTGCCGCTGCGCGGCAAGATCCTCAACACCTGGGAAGTCGATGGCGGCGAGGTCCTGGCCAGCCAGGAAGTGCACAACATCGCCGTGGCCATCGGTGTCGACCCGGGCGCCACCGACCTTTCGCAACTGCGCTACGGCAAGGTCTGCATTCTCGCCGACGCCGACTCCGACGGCCTGCACATCGCCACCCTGCTGTGCGCGCTGTTCGTCCAGCACTTCCGTCCGCTGGTCGAGGCCGGGCACGTCTACGTGGCCATGCCACCGCTGTACCGCATCGACCTGGGCAAGGAGATCTACTACGCCCTGGACGAAGCCGAGCGCGATGGTGTCCTGGACCGTCTGGTCGCCGAGAAGAAGCGTGGCAAGCCGCAAGTCACCCGATTCAAAGGCCTGGGCGAGATGAATCCGCCGCAGTTGCGCGAGACCACCATGGACCCGAACACCCGGCGCCTGGTCCAGCTCACGCTGGACGACGTGCAGGGCACCACCGAGATCATGGACATGCTGCTGGCCAAGAAGCGCGCCGGTGACCGCAAGAACTGGCTGGAAACCAAAGGCAACCTGGCCGAGGTCCTGGTTTGA
- a CDS encoding esterase-like activity of phytase family protein produces the protein MIRPLLMACLALFALQAQAGDWPQLKLSGEHVVDGMRGGNLSGLAWCRGALWAVSDRDDDRIYRLDQEGAAWQAQPLTFTPPPAPDTGLPWGLKSRNWASSFIRGGALDFEGITCDQAGNLFIVSEAQAAVLQLPLEGEPNWLRIDQAMVRQARASGMLLHFNALFEGLAINPAGDRLWLAAERERRGLLAVQRQQSVWTCGRGCVLLSEAGVEMQPPQFPEARPVSRDFADLAWFEGKLFTLERNAYRICRRDADSGTVERCWSFAADALVESRRYSQPYGLAEALVIDKDGAWISVDNNDRPRADGEARPVVWRFGAPAGGWSAKP, from the coding sequence TTGATTCGTCCGTTGCTCATGGCCTGCCTGGCGCTGTTCGCCCTGCAGGCCCAGGCCGGCGACTGGCCGCAGCTCAAGCTCAGCGGCGAGCACGTGGTCGATGGCATGCGCGGCGGCAACCTGTCGGGCCTGGCCTGGTGCCGGGGCGCATTGTGGGCGGTGTCCGACCGCGATGACGACCGTATCTACCGCCTGGACCAGGAGGGCGCGGCCTGGCAGGCCCAGCCGCTGACCTTCACGCCGCCACCGGCCCCCGATACCGGGTTGCCCTGGGGGTTGAAGTCGCGCAACTGGGCATCGTCGTTTATTCGTGGCGGCGCGCTGGATTTCGAAGGTATTACCTGCGACCAGGCAGGCAACCTGTTCATCGTCAGCGAGGCCCAGGCCGCGGTGCTGCAACTGCCCCTGGAAGGCGAGCCGAACTGGCTGAGAATCGACCAGGCCATGGTGCGCCAGGCGCGAGCCAGCGGCATGCTGCTGCATTTCAACGCACTGTTCGAAGGGTTGGCGATCAACCCGGCGGGCGATCGCTTGTGGCTGGCCGCCGAGCGTGAGCGACGCGGGCTGCTCGCCGTGCAGCGCCAGCAGTCGGTATGGACCTGCGGGCGCGGTTGCGTGCTGCTCAGCGAAGCCGGCGTGGAAATGCAGCCGCCGCAGTTCCCCGAGGCACGCCCGGTTTCCCGCGACTTCGCCGACCTGGCCTGGTTCGAGGGCAAGTTGTTCACCCTCGAGCGCAACGCTTATCGCATCTGCCGACGCGACGCTGACAGTGGCACCGTGGAGCGCTGCTGGTCGTTCGCCGCGGACGCCCTGGTGGAATCGCGTCGCTATTCACAGCCCTATGGCCTGGCCGAGGCGCTGGTGATCGACAAGGACGGCGCCTGGATCAGCGTGGACAACAACGACCGGCCACGGGCGGATGGTGAAGCGCGGCCGGTCGTCTGGCGCTTCGGCGCGCCGGCCGGCGGCTGGAGTGCCAAGCCATGA
- a CDS encoding retropepsin-like aspartic protease family protein, with protein sequence MSQPAGKRAGRVLMIVAWAAAMFLATRFFGQWEARQQNPNAVVQSEQGDGFVEVRLLSNGQGHFVADGVINGQVVHFMLDTGATDVAIPEALARDLALARGAPVQLSTANGRTEGYRTRLDSLQLGDIHLRDVRALVVPGLDGQAVLLGMSALKQLEFTQRGGTMLLRQNLK encoded by the coding sequence ATGAGCCAGCCAGCGGGCAAGCGGGCGGGCAGGGTGCTGATGATCGTTGCCTGGGCGGCGGCGATGTTTTTGGCCACGCGCTTTTTCGGCCAATGGGAGGCGCGTCAGCAGAATCCCAACGCCGTGGTGCAGAGCGAGCAGGGCGACGGCTTCGTCGAAGTTCGCCTGCTGAGCAACGGCCAGGGCCATTTCGTCGCTGACGGCGTGATCAATGGCCAGGTGGTGCATTTCATGCTCGATACCGGCGCCACCGATGTGGCGATCCCCGAGGCGCTGGCCCGCGACCTGGCCCTGGCCCGTGGCGCCCCGGTGCAACTGAGTACCGCCAATGGCCGCACCGAAGGCTACCGCACCCGGCTCGACAGCCTGCAACTGGGCGACATCCACCTGCGCGACGTGCGCGCTTTGGTGGTGCCGGGCCTGGATGGCCAGGCCGTGTTGTTGGGCATGAGCGCCCTGAAACAACTTGAATTTACCCAGCGCGGCGGCACCATGCTGCTGCGCCAGAACCTGAAATGA